In the Glycine max cultivar Williams 82 chromosome 6, Glycine_max_v4.0, whole genome shotgun sequence genome, TAGAAATGTTTGACACATATGCTGTGGGTGTTTGATATGGTTCAGCTGCTCTGAGTTTGGGTTGCTCCCTAACAAAAGCCACAAGGAGTCAACGCAACAACCAACGATGCTACCTAAGTCGCAGTACCGAAGAGGTTCCAAAACTTTCTCATGGCACGTTGCTTAATAACCCAAATACAAAGGATCATAATAACACAAAGTCTCAATATGTGTCCGAGAATGTACCTTCAGCTAGTAAAAAGCAATGCGTGGAACATCAAGCTCCACCAAAATTGTGTTCAGTTTATCCTCTGTACTATgggaacaacaataacaacatccAACATGACAATtcacaacatcatcatcatggaTTCAAAGTATCACATGTATCTGTTTCTCACACTGGTGGACCTGCCcttgttggtggtggtggtgctagGAATCTACTAGccaataacttaaaaaattcttcaagtggGGGATCCCAATTATTCATTATTAAAGGGGATTTTGTGAATCCATGCACACAAAAATGTGATCTATCATTGAGGTTAGGACCCCCTTAGTGTACCATCATCCCCTAGTTTTGAAAAATGGTCAGATTCAGGAAACTGAAGTTTGAAACAGGCAATTGTTCGAACCTCCCAGAAGGGTAAAAAGTTGGAGCTTCAAAGGACAATTATGTGAGAATGCAA is a window encoding:
- the LOC100791147 gene encoding uncharacterized protein gives rise to the protein MPRPGSKPYDCVKRAWHSEIHQPIRGTLIQEIFRVVNEIHGSSTKKNKEYQEKLPVVVLRAEEIIYSKANSEAEYMDLKTLLERTNDAIDTIIRRDEHTETGEYLCPCIEAALSLGCSLTKATRSQRNNQRCYLSRSTEEVPKLSHGTLLNNPNTKDHNNTKSQYVSENVPSASKKQCVEHQAPPKLCSVYPLYYGNNNNNIQHDNSQHHHHGFKVSHVSVSHTGGPALVGGGGARNLLANNLKNSSSGGSQLFIIKGDFVNPCTQKCDLSLRLGPP